A single Leifsonia sp. 1010 DNA region contains:
- the gcvP gene encoding aminomethyl-transferring glycine dehydrogenase: MTDLFPTRHIGTDGDAQSAMLSAIGAAASREWASVEDLVLAAVPDSIRVDAGRESVLPAPLSERAALRELRALAARNTVNRSMIGLGYYGTITPAVIKRNVLENPGWYTAYTPYQPEISQGRLEALINFQTMVSDLTGLDTANASMLDEGTAVVEGMLLARRASKAKSPRFVVDVDTFPQTLALLRNRAEAVGIELVVLDLASLPADAPELSDAFGLFVQYPGASGRVWDPSAVIRTAKEAGAVIVAAADLLALTQLRAPGELGADVAVGTSQRFGVPMGFGGPHAGYMAVRKGLERQLPGRLVGVSQDAVGKPAYRLTLQTREQHIRREKATSNICTAQVLLAVMAAMYAVYHGPAGLRAIGRQVHLTTAAVAQALRASGVEVVSRSFFDTLQVEVDDAATVVARAHDRGILLHATDAGLVSLSIDEESAEDLRDGAFPLGDLIEVLGGTIDGTPTLTLSGEASYDPVLARESEYLSHPVFNTHHSETAMMRYLRLLQDRDYALDRGMIPLGSCTMKLNAATEMEAVTWPEFAALHPFAPAADVAGSLELIDQLEEWLADVTGYDTVSLQPNAGSQGELAGLLAIRGYHRSRGDLQRTVCIIPQSAHGTNAASAVLAGMSVVVVATDELGNVDLDDLRAKIAEHADTLAALMITYPSTHGVYEHEVVAITQAVHDAGGQVYVDGANLNALLGYARFGDFGGDVSHLNLHKTFCIPHGGGGPGVGPVAAKAHLAPFLPGHPLAQDATHPIAGGGRVEHGGAPVSAAPYGSPSILPISWAYVRMMGAEGLKDATGAAVLSANYVAARLREHFPVLYAGEDGLVAHECILDLRPLTERTGVTVDDVAKRLIDYGFHAPTMSFPVAGTLMVEPTESEDLAELDRFVAAMIAIRAEADAVAAGDWPSDDNPLRNAPHTAESAVSSEWTHPYSREQAVYPVPALVRAKYWPPVRRIDQAYGDRNLFCACPPPEAFA, encoded by the coding sequence ATGACCGACCTCTTCCCGACGCGTCACATCGGCACCGACGGCGACGCGCAGAGCGCCATGCTGTCCGCGATCGGCGCGGCCGCATCCCGCGAGTGGGCCTCCGTGGAGGACCTCGTCCTCGCGGCCGTCCCCGACTCCATCCGCGTGGACGCCGGGCGCGAGTCCGTGCTCCCGGCTCCGCTGAGCGAGCGCGCCGCCCTCCGCGAGCTGCGCGCGCTCGCCGCCCGCAACACCGTCAACCGCAGCATGATCGGCCTCGGCTACTACGGCACCATCACGCCCGCGGTGATCAAGCGGAACGTGCTCGAGAACCCGGGCTGGTACACCGCGTACACGCCGTACCAGCCGGAGATCTCACAGGGCCGGCTGGAGGCGCTGATCAACTTCCAGACCATGGTCTCCGACCTCACCGGGCTCGACACGGCGAACGCCTCGATGCTCGACGAGGGGACCGCGGTGGTCGAGGGGATGCTGCTGGCGCGCCGCGCATCCAAGGCGAAGTCGCCGCGTTTCGTCGTCGACGTCGACACCTTCCCGCAGACGCTGGCGCTGCTGCGCAACCGGGCGGAGGCGGTCGGCATCGAGCTGGTCGTGCTCGACCTGGCGAGCCTCCCGGCGGATGCCCCGGAGCTGAGCGACGCCTTCGGCCTGTTCGTGCAGTACCCGGGCGCCTCCGGGCGCGTGTGGGACCCGAGCGCCGTCATCCGTACGGCGAAGGAGGCGGGGGCTGTCATCGTCGCCGCCGCCGACCTGCTCGCCCTCACCCAGCTGCGCGCCCCCGGCGAGCTCGGAGCGGATGTCGCGGTCGGCACCAGCCAGCGCTTCGGCGTCCCGATGGGCTTCGGCGGCCCGCACGCCGGCTACATGGCGGTCCGCAAGGGCCTCGAGCGGCAGCTCCCCGGCCGTTTGGTCGGAGTGTCGCAGGATGCGGTCGGGAAGCCGGCGTACCGGCTCACGCTGCAGACCCGCGAGCAGCACATCCGCCGAGAGAAGGCGACCTCCAACATCTGCACCGCGCAGGTGCTCCTCGCCGTCATGGCGGCGATGTACGCCGTCTACCACGGCCCCGCCGGACTGCGTGCGATCGGTCGCCAGGTGCACCTGACGACGGCCGCCGTCGCCCAGGCGCTCCGCGCATCCGGTGTCGAGGTCGTGTCGCGCTCGTTCTTCGACACGCTGCAGGTGGAGGTGGATGACGCGGCCACCGTCGTCGCCCGCGCGCACGACCGCGGCATCCTGCTTCACGCGACCGACGCCGGGCTCGTCTCGCTGAGCATCGACGAGGAGTCGGCGGAAGACCTCCGCGACGGCGCCTTCCCGCTCGGCGACCTCATCGAGGTGCTCGGCGGCACCATCGACGGCACTCCGACGCTCACCCTCTCCGGCGAGGCGTCGTACGACCCGGTGCTCGCGCGGGAGTCCGAGTACCTCAGCCACCCGGTGTTCAACACGCACCACTCCGAGACCGCGATGATGCGCTACCTGCGCCTGCTGCAGGACCGCGACTACGCCCTCGACCGCGGCATGATCCCGCTCGGCTCGTGCACCATGAAGCTCAACGCGGCGACCGAGATGGAGGCCGTGACCTGGCCCGAGTTCGCCGCGCTGCATCCCTTCGCCCCGGCCGCCGACGTGGCCGGTTCGCTGGAGCTCATCGACCAGTTGGAGGAGTGGCTTGCCGACGTGACGGGGTACGACACCGTCTCGCTGCAGCCGAACGCCGGCAGCCAGGGCGAGCTCGCCGGTCTGCTCGCGATCCGCGGCTACCACCGGTCGCGCGGCGACCTGCAGCGCACCGTGTGCATCATCCCGCAGTCCGCCCACGGCACGAACGCGGCCTCCGCGGTGCTCGCCGGCATGAGCGTCGTCGTCGTGGCGACGGACGAGTTGGGCAACGTCGACCTCGACGACCTGCGCGCCAAGATCGCGGAGCACGCCGACACCCTCGCCGCGCTGATGATCACCTACCCGTCGACGCACGGCGTGTACGAGCACGAGGTCGTCGCGATCACCCAGGCCGTGCATGACGCCGGCGGCCAGGTGTACGTGGACGGCGCGAACCTCAACGCGCTGCTCGGCTACGCCCGGTTCGGCGATTTCGGGGGCGATGTCAGCCACCTCAACCTGCACAAGACGTTCTGCATCCCGCACGGCGGCGGCGGACCGGGTGTCGGCCCGGTCGCGGCGAAGGCGCACCTCGCGCCGTTCCTGCCCGGCCACCCGCTCGCGCAGGACGCGACGCACCCGATCGCGGGGGGCGGCCGCGTCGAGCACGGCGGAGCGCCGGTCTCGGCGGCCCCGTACGGCAGCCCGAGCATCCTGCCGATCAGCTGGGCGTACGTCCGGATGATGGGTGCGGAGGGGCTCAAGGACGCGACGGGAGCGGCCGTGCTGTCGGCCAACTACGTCGCTGCGCGGCTGCGGGAGCACTTCCCGGTGCTCTACGCGGGGGAGGACGGTCTCGTCGCGCACGAGTGCATCCTCGACCTGCGTCCGCTGACCGAGCGCACCGGGGTCACCGTCGACGACGTCGCCAAGCGGCTCATCGACTACGGCTTCCACGCGCCGACGATGTCGTTCCCGGTCGCCGGCACCCTCATGGTGGAGCCGACCGAGAGCGAGGACCTCGCCGAGCTCGACCGCTTCGTGGCCGCGATGATCGCGATCCGCGCGGAGGCCGACGCCGTTGCGGCGGGGGACTGGCCGTCGGACGACAACCCGCTGCGGAACGCTCCGCACACCGCGGAGTCGGCGGTCTCGTCCGAGTGGACGCACCCCTACTCCCGCGAGCAGGCCGTCTACCCCGTCCCCGCCCTCGTCCGCGCGAAGTACTGGCCCCCGGTGCGCCGCATCGACCAGGCCTACGGCGACCGCAACCTCTTCTGCGCCTGCCCGCCTCCCGAGGCCTTCGCCTGA
- the nadA gene encoding quinolinate synthase NadA, translated as MTIASVDTTIRLIASGQLDGDTCTPDLVEAPWTFDNATPSYGPGASLGDPIPANAPRQGELPEEYRTATAQELGDRIRAAKETLGDRVAVMGHFYQRDEVVQYADFVGDSFQLANAAKARPEAEAIVFCGVHFMAETADIVSRPEQKVILPNLAAGCSMADMADLDSVEECWEQLEELYGTEPDADGRVPVIPVTYMNSSAALKAFCGEHGGIVCTSSNAATVLEWAFERGQRVLFFPDQHLGRNTAKAMGIPVERMPLWNPRKAWGGTDAETLQDAQVILWHGFCSVHKRFTVGQIEHARAEFPGVRVIVHPECPMDVVDAADEYGSTDYIVKAIQAAPAGSTFAIGTEINLVQRLAAQFPQHTIFCLDAVVCPCSTMYRIHPGYLAWVLEGLVRGEVLNQVTVPASVAEPARVALERMLAARPDTTMAA; from the coding sequence ATGACCATCGCTTCGGTCGACACCACCATCCGGCTCATCGCGTCGGGGCAGCTCGACGGCGACACCTGCACCCCCGACCTGGTGGAGGCGCCCTGGACGTTCGACAACGCCACCCCCTCCTACGGGCCCGGCGCTTCGCTCGGCGACCCCATCCCGGCGAACGCGCCTCGGCAGGGCGAGCTGCCCGAGGAGTACCGCACCGCCACGGCCCAGGAGCTCGGCGACCGCATCCGCGCCGCCAAGGAGACCCTCGGCGACCGCGTCGCGGTCATGGGCCACTTCTACCAGCGCGACGAGGTCGTCCAGTACGCCGACTTCGTGGGCGACTCCTTCCAGCTCGCCAACGCGGCCAAGGCCCGGCCGGAGGCGGAGGCGATCGTGTTCTGCGGCGTCCACTTCATGGCCGAGACGGCCGACATCGTGTCGCGTCCCGAGCAGAAGGTCATCCTCCCCAACCTCGCCGCCGGCTGCTCGATGGCCGACATGGCCGACCTCGACTCGGTCGAGGAGTGCTGGGAGCAGCTGGAGGAGCTGTACGGCACCGAGCCGGACGCCGACGGCCGCGTGCCGGTCATCCCGGTCACCTACATGAACTCGTCCGCCGCGCTGAAGGCCTTCTGCGGCGAGCACGGCGGCATCGTCTGCACCTCGTCGAACGCGGCGACCGTGCTGGAGTGGGCGTTCGAGCGCGGTCAGCGCGTTCTGTTCTTCCCCGACCAGCACCTGGGCCGCAACACGGCGAAGGCGATGGGCATCCCGGTCGAGCGGATGCCGCTGTGGAACCCGCGCAAGGCGTGGGGCGGGACGGACGCCGAGACGCTGCAGGACGCCCAGGTCATCCTGTGGCACGGCTTCTGCTCGGTGCACAAGCGCTTCACGGTCGGCCAGATCGAGCACGCGCGCGCCGAGTTCCCCGGCGTCCGCGTGATCGTGCACCCCGAGTGCCCGATGGATGTGGTGGATGCGGCCGACGAGTACGGCTCCACCGACTACATCGTCAAGGCGATCCAGGCGGCACCCGCGGGCTCCACCTTCGCGATCGGCACCGAGATCAACCTGGTGCAGCGGCTGGCGGCGCAGTTCCCGCAGCACACGATCTTCTGCCTGGACGCAGTGGTGTGCCCGTGCTCGACGATGTACCGCATCCACCCCGGGTATCTCGCCTGGGTGCTGGAGGGGCTCGTCCGCGGCGAGGTGCTCAACCAGGTCACGGTTCCCGCGTCCGTCGCGGAGCCCGCGCGGGTGGCGCTCGAGCGGATGCTGGCGGCGCGGCCCGACACCACGATGGCGGCCTGA
- the nadB gene encoding L-aspartate oxidase produces the protein MSRVVVVGSGIAGLTAALRAHTLGHDVTVVTKSSSVASGSTPYAQGGIAAALFPDDSVEAHVADTLRAGAGLNVREAVEALCSDGPDRVRELIARGAAFDRDGDTLARGLEAAHSSARVLHAGGDATGAELERALVAAVTAARIPVVGGAFLRDVVVEGGRAAGVSLWVDGEALTIDADAVVLATGGWGQLYAHTTNPSVATGDGVAAAWRAGAMLADLEFTQFHPTALYAGDGAEDGATHDATDDAGAGAFLVSEAVRGEGAVLRNARGERFMLDAHPDAELAPRDVVARGIAVEMAAQGGRPVMLDATALGAEFLARRFPTIDAASRAAGHDWARHPIPVTPAAHYAMGGVATDTEGRTSVPGLFAVGEVACTGAHGGNRLASNSLLEGLVFAHRAAGAIDAPWAEPPAWTQRAVRVEADAPRSVAAGAPHPVLRTFDRDRLRALMWEAAGVHRDGARLAAAAAELAATAMPDAEAGATSGEDANLLTLARLVVAAALSREESRGAHFRSDFPLTGSGESTHTVLLPQPTRLEVPAAC, from the coding sequence ATGAGCCGCGTGGTCGTGGTCGGGAGCGGGATCGCGGGGCTGACCGCGGCGCTGCGAGCGCACACGCTCGGCCACGACGTCACGGTCGTGACCAAGTCGTCGTCCGTCGCGTCCGGAAGCACTCCGTACGCCCAGGGCGGCATCGCGGCGGCGCTCTTCCCCGACGACTCGGTGGAGGCGCACGTCGCCGACACCCTCCGCGCGGGAGCCGGGCTCAACGTCCGCGAAGCGGTGGAGGCGCTCTGCTCCGACGGCCCCGACCGCGTCCGCGAGCTGATCGCCCGCGGTGCGGCGTTCGACCGCGACGGCGACACGCTCGCCCGCGGCCTCGAGGCCGCCCACTCCTCCGCCCGCGTGCTGCACGCCGGTGGGGATGCGACCGGAGCCGAGTTGGAGCGGGCGCTCGTCGCCGCGGTGACGGCGGCGCGCATCCCGGTGGTCGGGGGCGCGTTCCTCCGCGACGTCGTCGTCGAGGGCGGCCGGGCGGCCGGGGTGTCGCTGTGGGTCGACGGCGAGGCTCTCACCATCGACGCCGACGCGGTGGTGCTGGCCACCGGAGGCTGGGGCCAGCTGTACGCGCACACCACCAACCCGTCGGTCGCCACCGGCGACGGCGTGGCGGCGGCGTGGCGGGCCGGGGCGATGCTCGCCGATCTGGAGTTCACGCAGTTCCATCCGACCGCGCTGTACGCGGGCGATGGCGCGGAGGACGGCGCGACGCACGACGCGACGGACGACGCGGGAGCGGGCGCGTTCCTCGTCTCCGAGGCCGTGCGCGGCGAGGGCGCCGTGCTGCGCAATGCCCGCGGCGAGCGCTTCATGCTCGACGCCCATCCCGACGCCGAGCTCGCCCCCCGCGACGTCGTCGCCCGCGGCATCGCGGTCGAGATGGCCGCGCAGGGCGGTCGCCCGGTGATGCTGGACGCGACAGCGCTCGGCGCGGAGTTCCTCGCCCGGCGGTTCCCGACGATCGACGCCGCCTCGCGCGCCGCCGGTCACGACTGGGCCCGCCATCCGATCCCGGTCACCCCGGCGGCGCACTACGCGATGGGAGGCGTCGCCACCGACACGGAGGGTCGCACCAGCGTCCCCGGCCTGTTCGCCGTCGGCGAGGTCGCCTGCACCGGGGCGCACGGCGGCAACCGGCTCGCCTCCAACTCCCTGCTCGAAGGTCTCGTCTTCGCCCACCGGGCGGCCGGGGCGATCGACGCTCCGTGGGCCGAGCCTCCCGCGTGGACGCAACGCGCGGTGCGGGTGGAGGCGGACGCCCCTCGATCTGTCGCGGCCGGTGCACCGCATCCCGTTCTCCGCACCTTCGACCGCGACCGCCTGCGCGCGCTCATGTGGGAGGCCGCCGGCGTGCACCGCGACGGCGCACGCCTCGCCGCGGCCGCCGCCGAGCTCGCCGCCACGGCGATGCCCGACGCCGAGGCCGGAGCGACGTCCGGAGAGGATGCGAACCTCCTCACCCTCGCCCGTCTCGTCGTCGCCGCAGCGCTCTCCCGCGAAGAGTCGCGCGGGGCGCACTTCCGCTCCGACTTCCCGCTCACCGGCTCCGGCGAGTCCACCCACACCGTCCTGCTCCCCCAGCCGACCCGTCTCGAGGTTCCCGCAGCATGCTGA
- a CDS encoding cysteine desulfurase family protein produces MIYLDAAATSPVRREVLEAMWPYLTGDFGNPSSHHAVGESAARGLADARSTVADWLGCRASEVTFTSGGTEADNLAVKGIALANPRGHHIVTTPIEHEAVLESVDYLVRLHGFEVTFVPVGPDGLVTVEAFAAAVRPDTTLASVMLANNEVGTVQPVAELAAIAHENGIPFHTDAVQAAGWLPLDVRTLGVDALSVSGHKLGAPKGVGALYVRGRIPLEPIIHGGGQERGRRSGTENVAGAVALATAARLSAAGLEERATTVAAARDAFVAAVLAEAPGASLTGHPTSRLPGTASFVFPAINGEAVLLELERHGVVSSSGSACAAGSEDASHVLLALGYPEDVARTAVRFSWGPEVTAGDLAAVAPAVGEAVRAVAGLGA; encoded by the coding sequence GTGATCTACCTCGACGCGGCCGCCACCTCCCCGGTCCGCCGGGAGGTGCTGGAGGCGATGTGGCCGTACCTGACGGGCGACTTCGGCAACCCGTCGAGCCACCACGCCGTCGGCGAATCGGCCGCCCGCGGGCTCGCCGACGCGCGCTCCACCGTCGCCGACTGGCTGGGCTGCCGCGCGTCGGAGGTGACGTTCACCTCGGGCGGGACGGAAGCCGACAACCTGGCCGTGAAGGGCATCGCGCTGGCGAACCCGCGCGGACACCACATCGTGACGACGCCGATCGAGCACGAGGCCGTGCTGGAGTCGGTCGACTATCTGGTGCGGCTGCACGGGTTCGAGGTGACGTTCGTGCCGGTCGGGCCGGACGGCCTGGTCACGGTGGAGGCGTTCGCCGCCGCGGTGCGACCGGACACGACCCTGGCGAGCGTGATGCTCGCCAACAACGAGGTCGGCACGGTGCAGCCCGTCGCCGAGCTTGCCGCGATCGCGCATGAGAACGGCATCCCCTTTCATACGGATGCGGTACAGGCGGCCGGTTGGCTGCCGCTCGACGTGCGGACGCTGGGGGTGGATGCGCTCAGCGTCTCCGGCCACAAGCTCGGAGCGCCGAAGGGCGTCGGCGCGCTGTACGTGCGGGGGCGCATCCCGCTGGAGCCGATCATCCACGGCGGAGGTCAAGAGCGCGGCCGCCGCTCGGGGACCGAGAACGTCGCCGGCGCGGTGGCGCTGGCCACGGCTGCGCGGCTCAGCGCCGCAGGGCTCGAGGAGCGGGCGACGACGGTCGCTGCGGCGCGGGACGCGTTCGTCGCCGCGGTGCTCGCTGAGGCGCCGGGCGCATCCCTGACCGGGCATCCCACGTCGCGGCTTCCCGGGACGGCGTCGTTCGTGTTCCCCGCCATCAACGGGGAGGCGGTGCTGCTGGAGCTGGAGCGGCACGGTGTCGTGTCGTCCAGCGGCTCCGCGTGCGCGGCCGGCAGCGAAGACGCGTCGCACGTGCTGCTGGCGCTCGGGTATCCGGAGGACGTCGCCCGCACGGCGGTGCGGTTCTCGTGGGGGCCGGAGGTGACGGCGGGTGATCTCGCCGCGGTGGCTCCGGCCGTCGGCGAGGCCGTGCGGGCCGTCGCGGGGCTCGGCGCCTAG
- the gcvH gene encoding glycine cleavage system protein GcvH, with amino-acid sequence MAAERDLKYTPEHEWLLVDGDVATVGITAYAAEKLGDVVFVELPEEGSDVTAGRVVGEIESTKSVGELFAPVNGTVAEANSAVVDAPELVNSDPFGEGWLVKVRFTELPDNLLSYDEYAALTGE; translated from the coding sequence ATGGCCGCAGAACGAGACCTGAAGTACACGCCCGAGCACGAGTGGCTCCTGGTCGACGGCGACGTCGCGACGGTCGGCATCACCGCCTACGCCGCTGAGAAGCTCGGCGACGTCGTGTTCGTTGAGCTGCCCGAGGAGGGCAGCGACGTCACCGCCGGCCGCGTGGTCGGCGAGATCGAGTCGACCAAGTCGGTCGGCGAGCTGTTCGCCCCGGTGAACGGCACCGTCGCCGAGGCCAACAGCGCCGTGGTCGACGCCCCCGAACTCGTCAACTCCGACCCGTTCGGCGAGGGCTGGCTGGTGAAGGTCCGCTTCACCGAGCTGCCCGACAACCTCCTGAGCTACGACGAGTACGCCGCCCTCACCGGCGAGTAA
- the nadC gene encoding carboxylating nicotinate-nucleotide diphosphorylase, giving the protein MLTRQLIHTAVLAALVEDAPWGDVTSQLLIPETARATARLVAREPGTFAGGEVFAAAMTLTDPAIAVTVHVADGATFAAGDALATVEGPARSVLQAERVALNFVQRMSGIATLTAAFVAEVAGTPARIVDTRKTTPGLRAFERHAVRAGGGHNHRYSLSDAVMAKDNHLAVLTAQTGLSVTDALLRVREQLSHTTHLEVEVDRIDQIEPVLAAGVDTIMLDNFTLDELREGVALVGGRAIVEASGNVSLATVRAIAETGVDVISSGALTHSVRSLDLGLDVVVE; this is encoded by the coding sequence ATGCTGACCCGCCAGCTCATCCACACCGCCGTCCTGGCCGCCCTCGTCGAGGACGCCCCGTGGGGCGACGTCACCAGCCAGCTGCTCATCCCCGAGACGGCTCGCGCGACCGCGCGCCTGGTGGCCCGCGAGCCGGGCACCTTCGCGGGCGGCGAGGTGTTCGCGGCCGCGATGACGCTCACCGATCCGGCGATCGCCGTGACCGTGCACGTCGCCGACGGCGCCACGTTCGCGGCCGGGGATGCGCTCGCGACGGTCGAGGGACCGGCCCGTTCGGTGCTCCAGGCCGAGCGCGTCGCCCTCAACTTCGTCCAGCGGATGAGCGGCATCGCCACGCTCACGGCCGCCTTCGTCGCCGAGGTCGCCGGCACCCCCGCCCGGATCGTCGACACCCGCAAGACCACTCCGGGCCTGCGCGCGTTCGAGCGGCACGCCGTCCGCGCGGGCGGCGGCCACAATCACCGCTACTCCCTCTCGGACGCGGTGATGGCGAAGGACAACCACCTCGCCGTCCTCACCGCGCAGACCGGACTGTCGGTGACGGATGCGCTGCTGCGGGTGCGCGAGCAGCTGTCGCACACCACGCACCTGGAGGTCGAGGTCGACCGCATCGACCAGATCGAGCCGGTGCTCGCGGCCGGGGTGGACACGATCATGCTCGACAACTTCACCCTCGACGAGCTGCGCGAAGGCGTCGCCCTGGTCGGCGGCCGGGCCATCGTCGAGGCCAGCGGCAACGTCAGCCTCGCGACCGTCCGCGCGATCGCGGAGACCGGCGTCGACGTGATCTCGTCGGGCGCGCTCACCCACAGCGTCCGGTCGCTCGACCTCGGACTGGACGTGGTGGTGGAGTGA
- a CDS encoding NrtR DNA-binding winged helix domain-containing protein, translating to MTARHERASAILAVSTVIFALRTDDETGGVPQVWLPLVRRIREPFEGRWALPGGPLRVGEDLAYAAARTLNDTTGLTPSYLEQLYAFGDADRSPGAERVVSVVYWALVRSEEAERASVGENVRWFPADDLPELAFDHNVIVEYALWRLRTKMEYSRIAHAFLGERFTLAQLRGVHEAVLGRALDPANFRRTIESSGAVVATDEYLTGTPHRPPRLYRYNDQIDLADAGPLPRQQHPFEGRNA from the coding sequence ATGACGGCACGGCACGAACGCGCGAGTGCGATCCTCGCCGTGTCGACGGTCATCTTCGCCCTGCGCACCGACGACGAGACCGGCGGCGTGCCGCAGGTGTGGCTGCCGCTCGTGCGCCGCATCCGCGAACCGTTCGAGGGACGCTGGGCCCTGCCGGGCGGGCCGCTGCGGGTCGGCGAGGACCTCGCCTACGCGGCCGCCCGCACGCTCAACGACACCACCGGCCTGACGCCCAGCTACCTGGAGCAGCTGTACGCCTTCGGCGACGCCGACCGCTCCCCCGGCGCCGAGCGCGTCGTCTCCGTCGTCTACTGGGCGCTGGTCCGGAGCGAGGAGGCCGAGCGCGCCAGTGTCGGCGAGAACGTGCGCTGGTTCCCCGCCGACGACCTCCCCGAGCTCGCCTTCGACCACAACGTGATCGTCGAGTACGCCCTCTGGCGCCTCCGCACGAAGATGGAGTACTCCCGCATCGCCCACGCGTTCCTCGGCGAGCGCTTCACGCTGGCCCAGCTGCGCGGCGTGCACGAGGCCGTCCTCGGCCGAGCGCTCGACCCGGCGAACTTCCGCCGCACGATCGAGTCCTCCGGGGCCGTCGTCGCCACCGACGAGTACCTCACCGGCACGCCGCACCGTCCGCCGCGGCTGTACCGCTACAACGACCAGATCGACCTCGCCGACGCGGGGCCGCTCCCCCGCCAGCAGCACCCGTTCGAAGGAAGAAACGCATGA
- the gcvT gene encoding glycine cleavage system aminomethyltransferase GcvT, with protein sequence MTSQSTPNGTDEERTSPLHDAHTAAGASFTDFAGWQMPVRYSSDLAEHHAVRTAAGLFDLSHMGEIVLLGPEAGQALDYALAGKLSALNVDQAKYSLLLSRSGGIVDDLVVYRTGDDRYMVVANASNRDAVAAELRDRTAPFDVEVFDESDDIALIAVQGPAALSILLATPGLSADAGALGGSDFGERLSALKYYWSLPAEFETHPVLIARTGYTGEDGFELYLAPDNARALWDALLEAGAEEGLVPAGLASRDTLRLEAGMPLYGHELGLDTMPAQAGLGRVVNLAKDTDFVGRAASEEGPDPEARVLVGLTGEGKRAARAGYPVFAHDDTTGDDAEVGIVTSGALSPTLGMPVAMAYVAPRFARENTVLHVDVRGTRLPFTVTALPFYSRKKR encoded by the coding sequence ATGACCTCGCAGAGCACGCCCAACGGTACAGACGAAGAGCGCACCTCCCCGCTCCACGACGCCCACACCGCGGCCGGCGCCTCCTTCACCGACTTCGCCGGCTGGCAGATGCCGGTCCGCTACTCCTCCGACCTCGCCGAGCACCACGCCGTGCGCACCGCCGCCGGCCTCTTCGACCTGTCGCACATGGGCGAGATCGTGCTCCTCGGCCCGGAGGCCGGTCAGGCGCTCGACTACGCGCTCGCCGGCAAGCTGTCCGCCCTCAACGTGGACCAGGCGAAGTACAGCCTCCTGCTGTCGCGCTCCGGCGGGATCGTCGACGACCTCGTCGTGTACCGCACCGGCGACGACCGCTACATGGTCGTCGCGAACGCGTCGAACCGGGATGCGGTGGCCGCCGAACTGCGCGACCGCACCGCGCCCTTCGACGTCGAGGTCTTCGACGAGTCCGACGACATTGCCCTGATCGCCGTGCAGGGGCCGGCCGCCCTCTCCATCCTGCTCGCGACGCCGGGCCTGTCGGCCGACGCCGGGGCGCTCGGCGGCTCCGACTTCGGCGAGCGCCTCTCGGCCCTCAAGTACTACTGGTCGCTCCCGGCGGAGTTCGAGACGCATCCCGTGCTCATCGCTCGCACCGGCTACACCGGCGAGGACGGCTTCGAGCTCTACCTCGCGCCCGACAACGCGCGCGCCCTGTGGGATGCCCTGCTCGAGGCCGGAGCCGAGGAAGGCCTCGTCCCCGCCGGCCTCGCCAGCCGCGACACCCTGCGCCTCGAGGCAGGGATGCCGCTGTACGGTCACGAGCTCGGCCTCGACACCATGCCGGCGCAGGCGGGACTCGGCCGGGTCGTCAACCTCGCGAAGGACACCGACTTCGTCGGGCGCGCCGCCAGCGAGGAGGGGCCCGACCCGGAGGCCCGCGTGCTCGTCGGCCTCACCGGGGAGGGCAAGCGCGCCGCCCGCGCCGGCTACCCGGTCTTCGCGCACGACGACACGACCGGTGACGACGCCGAGGTCGGCATCGTCACCTCCGGCGCGCTCTCCCCGACGCTCGGCATGCCCGTCGCGATGGCCTATGTCGCGCCGCGTTTCGCTCGCGAGAACACCGTGCTCCACGTGGATGTGCGAGGCACCCGCCTGCCGTTCACCGTCACCGCCCTCCCCTTCTACAGCAGAAAGAAGCGCTAG